DNA from Onychomys torridus chromosome 1, mOncTor1.1, whole genome shotgun sequence:
AGGTTAAGTTCTGTGgaagtttaaatgtaattgaacCCCATAAgctcagagggagtggcactactgggAGATGTCCTACTGAAAGAAGTGTGTCAATGtgggggatgggctttggggtCCCTTTccttaagcttcactcagtgacacagaccatttcctgttgcctgcaaggttAAGGACTCTCAGTCTacttacttcctgttgccttctgatcaagatgtagccagcaacATACCTGCCTGCACGttgtcatgctccccaccatgacaacaatggactaaacctctgaactgtaagcaagaccccaattaaatgttttccttttatgagagttgccacggtcatggcatctctccatagcaatataaaccccaactaagacagtatTCCCTACCCAAAACACTTTGGATCAGAATGCATCTATCTTGGAGTTCCTTGGATTCTGGAATGTTCACATAGACGTTACTGTCTGGTCAAGCACCTCCCATTGCAGAGACAGCCACTGTCCCACTCTGTGTAAAGGAGCCCATTCGCCTCCCATCATCCTGGGCAACTTAATCTTATTCTACATGTGGGgagaacaagaaacacagaggctattctaaaatctgaaacattttgagCATCGTGAGGATACAAAGTTCTGAATTGTGGAGCACTTTAGATTTCCGATTAGGGATGCTCATCCTGCACCATCCCCTCCAGCTGACGGTGGCATACTGGATTTGGAAGAGAAGTACTTAGCAGAGGGCTGAGTGAAGAGTAAATTACTACTAAGTGTGAGCAGACATTCAAAACCTGGCTTTAAATAATACAAAGAGCAGGCGAGGCAGCTCAGCAGGAGAAGGCATGTGCCTTTAgctctgaagacctgagtttaatccatGGAACCTGCATAGTGGAAGGGGAGAGCCAGCTCTGGCAAGACAACCTCTGCCTTCCCTCCACATGAACGTCATGGCATaccattctcattctctctctctctctctctctcacacacacacacacacacacatacacacacacacgaataaaaaacaaacaaactgaaaaacaaaacacaaaaaacatcCAGAAGTGTGTGGCAAGCAGGCGACATCTGAGCTGCAGAGTCTAGGTAAGGTCCCAGGTGTTCACTCTAAACTTCTCTGCATCAAAATAAGCCTGTGCTGGGCACGGTAGTATCTGGTCAGTCCAAAGGAAGCTCTGTTTCCTCAAATTACAAAAGGCAGAAGGAACAAACAGCTATTTGCAGTGTCTGTCAGCATACCTGAATACACTGGCCTCCAGGCTTCTCAGTATCACAAGAACCCGTTACACATTTCAAGCCCATGCTAGCAGCCTAGGCTTCTCACCTCCTGCCGACTGCACActccctccagctccagggcttcCCTCCCCCAAATCGACTCAGTTCCTAACCCTGCTACTTTAGCTATGCTCTCTGTCTGCTACCCTCTCTCCACCTTGCtgtccctctctgtgtgtgcccCTCTCATGTGCATCCGTCGtcacctcctcctctgctctagactcttccagatacctctggctgttctctctctcacatctacaataaaaaccttccctttttacaggtgctgcacacctttaatcccagcactcaggaggcagaggcagggggatctctgtgagtttaaaaagaaaataaagaagaagaaaagaaaggaagggaggaagagagcaaGGGAGACTGGCAGAACTAGCAGAATGGCTGCTAGGTCCCAGCTGTCTGGGGCAGACAGAGAAATACCCCGAAGCCCAGCAATGAGACTCAGAACATCTCCCCAGCAGTGCTTCCTTCTTCTTACAGTCCCCACACGCACACTCAGGGCAGTCAGCAAGCTTGGGCCTATGTGAACCAGGCAGTGAGGACAGCATCAGCCCTCTCCAGAGTGGAggagctctgtctctgtctctgcctccctttggAATCTAGAGCTTGGTCTCCAGGGCAGGACCGACCCAGAAGCCTTCTCTCCATCAGCAGAGGGTTCTGaggaaataaagaataagaaGCCAACCTTCATCCTGGTCTTAGCATGCCTCATCTTAgcataggactctcagctactgagGACAAGCAAGTCTGGCCTGCTAGCAGTCACCTTAATGATTGGCCCTGTTCTTTAATACCTTGTGCATGCGCTCTGGAGCATTTAAAGCCCCAGCTCCCACTGAAAGTCTTAGCCCCTGGCTTCATTTGCAGGATGCTAGTGAGAGCCAGGCAGTAGGCCCAGCCCAGACCTCTCTCCAAGCACTAACCCCCAAACTTCTACTTTTCaggattcttctgtctcctttgACCTACAGCCTCAAAGTGTCCTGTGCCCTGATGGCATGACCAAAGGCACTGATACCTCCCCAGGACACTGGCAGAAGCTCCCTGGGCCTGTGTGTACCACCAGGGCTGGATAGGCTCTCATTAGTTTGGGCCTGGAGGGAGAACTCGAGTATGTTGGCAACATCGTCTCTGAAATCATTGTGAGCAAGCAAAAGATCAGATGAGTCCAGAACCAGctcctgctccctctctcccttcctattttgattaaaaaaaaaaaaaaaaaaagacagggtatCATGTAAATCAAGCTAGTTTCAAACTCGCTATGTAATTGCTGGGCTTACCAGCCTATGCCTTTTCTCTTTGCGGTTCATCCGTTTACCAGTACAGTAACCATGACTCAGAATGCCATTTCTTACTGTCCTGTTCTGTTGGCAACCCTTCCTTTAATATTTCATAGATCCTTGTATTAGTGCTTCACAATTGCTCATTTGAcagattattattgttgttactatTGCTATTGTTATTGTTATGTGGTGTAGGCATGGGACCCCAAAGGGGATTTTCTGAGTTGTTCTCTGAACTTAAAGTAGACAAATgatggaagagaagggaagaggtggaggaagaataGGGCAGGAAAATGATGCCAGATCCGGATGAAAGAGAAGACAAGGGCCTGGGGAAGCGCGGTTTGGGAGTCAtctttaacttttgtttttgttgtttgttttgttttttcaagacagggtttctttgtgtagttttggtgtctgttctggctctgaccaggctggcctcgaattcacagagatcgcctggctctgccttccgagtgctgggattaaaggcgtgcaccaccaccacccggcgtaaTCTTCAACTTTCAAGCAAGAagtttcttggttggttctgcCTTTGGATAGAACTTTTGAAGTGCTCCGAGGGTGATAAATCTGGGATTGGTTGCTGAGGATAAAGTCTGAAAACCCATGGGGAGGTGCCAGGAGGTCAGGTGGCCGAGTCTCTGCAGGCAAAGGAAATTAGGGAAACTATGTAGAAAAAGTCCAGGGTTCTAAATCTAGGTGGAGACTCAGAATAGACTGCAGGTGGGGGCTGGCTGGGCACTTGCACTATGTCCAACTTGCTGGAGGAGGCTGGAGTTCAGAAGAGAAACCGAGGCATGGGTATGCCAACTGAGGCTCTCCTTGCTCCTCTCTAGGCGGGTTGCAGACTGCCTGGAAGGACCCTGCCTTACAAGGCGACTTTGGAGATGTGAGAGATACATACATGTCCAGGTGCATGTATGTATCGGGGAGAGAAGGGGATGAGGTAGGAGATGTGACTTCAGGACCAAGCTGGGTTACATGGAGACGTGTTTTTTAAAAAGCGAGTGTGCTGTCTGGAGAGAGGTGGCTCTTCAGCTAAGAGCTGCTcttcttgaggacctgagttctgtgccTAGTACAGGTggtaacaactgtctgtaattccatttcaAGAAGATCCAAAACCCTTTTGTGGCCTCCAtggtcaccaggcacacacggtatacagacacacactcagtCAAAGcaaccatacacaaaataaatgcaaaaaaatagGCAAAGCATTTAAATGAATAGCCAGACACACAGTAATCAGTTGTGCTAAACCCGGTCATTTGAACGCTGAAGCAGGTTTTACCCACGACTTAAGTCAATGGTCCCATTTTACAGACCAGGAAACAAACTCTGGAAATTGGACCACATTCATATCCATCTCAAACACTTCAGAGCAGGGTGTCCAAGGCTTTCCCAACCCCTTTCTCTTCAATCCACAGTccacctctctctgtctgctgAGTGGGCTGGTTCTCTCTGATGGTGCTTCTGCGTGCGGAGTGCCGCAACTGCTTGTGCCCTGTGGCCCCCCGCTGCTCTGCCTTGGGCTGCTGGCTGCTCCCAGGTGCTCAAAGGTAGGGTCGTGGCCCACACCAATGGGCGTGGCCCACACCAATGGGCGTGGCGAGTGAATAGAGACCTTGTATAGTGTCTCCCACACCTCCCCTTAGGTAATTCTCTTTGCCACTTACTTCCCGGAGCTGACCCTCCCTGCAGGAGGTGACCCAGGTCATCCAGCAGCTGTGGCTCTGATCCTGGCTAACCACGTGCTCGATGGGGGTGGGCTACAGGCCTGGCCCAATGATTTACAGGTGATGTCTTGGCAGAGGGTGATGATACCTTGTGCCCTTGGAGATCCTACCTCTCTAGTTACTGCCCTTATCATCTATGAGAATAAGAGAAAATTATAGCGGCaacacttgtttatttttctgagtggGTGAAAATGAGGTGTCTTGTCTATCTAGTTTTAGCGATCCATACGGCTTTCTCTGAGGGTGTTTGTGCATTCTTGGTGATTCTCAACCTAGCTTCATTGTGCTCTTccttagaatcccccagtgaggggctggggtgtgactcagtggtagagctcctgcctagaaccccccagtgaggggctggggtgtggctcagtggtagagcccctgcctagaatcccccagtgaggggctggggtgtggctcagtggtagagcccctgcctagaatccccctgtgaggggctgggggtgtgactTTAGTGGCGCAAGCTGGAAGCCCCTGCAGCCCTCTCATTTTTTCCCAGCTGTGTTCCTCTGGTGGAGGGTCTGGGCAGAGTAAGTGTCCATGCTCAGTTCCACTTTACCTCTCCTTTGGTTTCGGCCCCCTCTAGCCACAGCTTTAGAGAAGAATAAGGTGTCACGGTTTTGTAAGGTCTGTCTCCAGCCACCCCCCAGCTTCAGGAACTTATGTCAATCTGTCTTCTTAGCTCCCTTCCCTGCCTCATTTTCTCGATTTTCTCCATGCAGCCCCAGGAACTGGAGCCCCTGGAACCATGAATAATCTGTGCTGAGCTCCGAGGCTGGCGCCCGACCAGCCATTGTCTTTCTCAAGTATGTTCGGCCCCAGCGCCAAGGCACTATCCTGGTCACCAATCGCTTGCTCTGCAGCCCTCAGCCCGCACCTCCCAGAGCCCCAGCccgacaaaaacaaacaaaaaccccaaagtgctttgttcgtttttgttttgttttgtttttaattcaataaaAGGAGTTTATTTAGAGAGCTCTCCATTCACATTGGTCGAATTTCAGCCCCACACTCGATTCTGATTGGTTGTATCCTGGGCCCTCTTATTCCTCTGATTGGATAATCTCAGCAAATCTTTTACGGAAAGGAAGAGGCAAATTCTAAACTCTTCCGCTAGGGGGCGCTGGCTGGCTTCTCCAGGGCTGCTCTTCAGGAAAAAAACTGGTATCCTTTCAGAGGTGGGAAGACACTGCCAAGGTTGGGAAAGGTGGGTAAACTGGGCCTGCCCTATTTCTAAGAACACTGTCTTGGGCTGGTTGCTGACTTTACAAACTTTGTTCAACTGACTGAAAATCTAGGATTCCAGAAACACCTCGATATGTTGTCAacttatacacatgtatgaatgcATATACCATATATGTATGCATCTTCTATATGTGATATAGGGTCTTGCTAAGTAGCGCAGGCTGGCCACAAATTCACAGTTCTCTTGCcttagatagaccaggctggcctagaactcagagatcctcctgcctctgcctcttgagtgcgcCAATTTGAAATTTTTGATTGTAGAAACCCAACACACCACATATGCAGGCCATCAGTTTGTGAAAGTCTTTCCTATTtgagggctgggatgtggcttagTTGGGAGAGTGTTTGTCCGCCATACACGACGAAGCCTTGGATCCAGTCTCCAACACTGCACAAACTCCAGACATGGGGTATGTATCTGTAATGCCAACACTggaaaagtagaaacagaaggatctgaagtgcaaggtcaccctcagcaaataggggggttgttttttgggttttgttttttttcagggGTTGGGGGTTGTGGCGGCATATGAGTATCCTGGAGAAGAAATCCATATAATAATCTAatgaaaaggttaaaaaaaaaacaaaaacgaacaagGCACTTTGGGGTTTTTGTCGGGCTGGGGCTCTGGGAGGTGCAGGCTGTGGGCTGCAGAGCAAGCGATTGGTGACCAGGATAGTGCCTTGGCGCTGGGGCCGAACATACTTGAGAAAGACAATTGCTGGTCGGGCGCCAGCCTCGGAGCTCAGCACGGATTATGCATGGTTCCAGGGGCTCCAGTTCCTGGGGCTGCATGGAGAAAATCAAGAAAGTGAGGCAGGGAAGGGAGCTAAGAAGACAGATTGACATAAGTTCCTGAAGCTGGGGGGTGGCACCTTATTCTTCTCTAAAGCTGTGGCTAGAGGGGGCCGAACCCAAAGGGGAGGTAAAGTGGAACTGAGCATGGACACTTACTCTGCCCAGACCCTCCACCAGAGGAACACAGCTGGGAAAAAATGAGAGGGCTGCAGGGGCTTCCAGCTTGCGCCACTAAagtcacacccccagcccctcactgggggattctaggcaggggctctaccactgagccacaccccagcccctcactgggggattctaaatttactttttatatatagggttacaagcatgtgtcaTCTTGGCTCATTCAATATGgtggggcttttgtttttgttttgagacagggtttctctgtgtagcccttgctgtcctggaactcactctgtagaccaggctggcttagaactcagagatccgcctgcctctgcctcccaagtgctgggattaaaggtgtgcaccaccatgcccagcttaattCAGTatgttttgaaagatttatttgtgtgcgTCTGAGTGAGTTTGTGTGCACCATGTAAGTACAgatgctcttggaggccagaagagggcatcggatcacctggaactgaagttacatgtggctgtgagccactgtgtggggtCTAGGAACTGAACCCGAGCTCTCTGCAAACTCAGAGCCTGGAGCCTTCTCTTGAGCCCCTAATtcgatttttttcccccaagatggagtctctgtgtagccctggctgtcctggaacttgctctatagaccagggttATCAATGGTCTGTCACTCCACTAGACTGTGGACCCAGGAGATGGGGACAGAAGCTAAAtaattcttcttcctcctcctccctcctcctccccacttctctttaccacttccccctttctttgtAGCCCATGCCTGgtctggaattccctctgtaggtCAGGTTAACCTCAAActttccatcctcctgcttcagatgTCCAAGTGTGATTATAGGCAGGTGCCACCCCGCTCAGCTTCTGTTTTACTTGGCCCAGAACAGAAACCGAGCAATGACTGTTTGTTTGTTACATAAGTAAAGAATCGATTCCAAGGTGTGCACTATTCCACACTACAGGACTACAGGTAATTTGAGAGGACTGTCCAAATCGTACAGTAGTGAAAAAGCAATAGGGATTTGAATCTGGGCAGCTTGACTCCCTATCCTGTGTTCTCATCCAACATGCCAAATGACTGGTGGGCTGAAAACCAGCTTTCCACGAAACCGATGTCTGCCTGCCCAGCCTTTTCTTCTAGAAATCTCGGGAAGAGCATGCAGTCGGGTGAGGAGGGTTAGGACTGTGGGGACAAGGGAGAGGTGCCAGAACAACCAGACCCCGGGCTGATTTGAGGGTGAGTGAGGGGGAGTCTGGAGGGGCTTCTCTAGACCCATAGGGGGCAGCCAGAGATGGCAGCCAGAGATGCGGGGGCGGAGAAAGGGTGGGGACCGGCCCCGCGGGGGGCGATGCGGTAGCTGCAGCGGCGGCCGAAGGAGTTTCCCACAATGCAGCGCGGCGCGCTGTCCCCGGTGCTGATGCTCAGCGCTGCCCCGGAGCCTCCACCGCGCCCGCCTCCCGCCCTCTCTCCCCCGGGCCCGGGCTCAGCGCCTCGCCATGGCTCAGCTCGGCCGGGTCCTGCCCCAGAGCCGTCTGGGGGCCTGGCCGCGGCGCTCGACAGCAGCCTGCGGGCCGCCGTGGCGTTCAAGGCGGAGGGTCAGCGTTGCTACCGAGAGAAGAAGTTCCGAGAAGCCATTGGCAAGTACCACCGGGCACTGCTGCAGCTGAAGGCAGCTCAGGGGGCCCGCCCTGGCGGcctgcccaccccctcccccgGACCCGCCGCCAGCCCGGGGCCAGCCCGCCTCAGCGAGGAGCAGCGGCGCCTGGTGGAGAACACAGAGGTTGAATGTTACGACTCCCTCACCGGTACGGGGCCGTcggggggagagaagggggacaCAGAGGACATGGGTGAGATGGGTGGGTGGTAAGGGGCAACCAGGAGGCCTTAGGGCCTGAGGGTGGTGGCTGGAGGCTGAAGGAATCAGGGCTGTGGTCTGACGGGGGGAGACTTCAGAACTTAATGAGAACAAGAGTTGGGAGTAGATGAACAGGGGTTCTGGGATGGAGGAAGCAAGGGCTTTAGACTTGGTCTTCAGAGCCCCACTCTCCTGACTTATTCCCCCCTATCTGCCACGCGTGATCTAAGGCTAGAAAGGCTTACTCTGCACGGCTGTTTGGTTCTTGGTCCCTCATTTCTGCGATTGTTTGGGAAACCTCCAGCTAATTGCTTTAGACTCGTCTGCCCTGCGCCCTCTAGTGGCGGCGCAGATCGAGTCTATATTAACGAGCTCATAGATTGGCGTCCCCTGGTGGCCAGAGCAATCCCTTAAGTCCAGGGGAAGAGGCCGGGTTACTTAAGGTCATAGGAGTCTAGGGGGTTCAGGCAGAGTCTGAGAGTACAGGGTCTCCGCACCCCCGCAGCTTGCCTCCTGCAGTCGGAGCTGGTGAACTATGAGCGCGTGCGCGAGTACTGTCTCAAGGTGCTGGAGAAACAGCAGGGCAACTTCAAGGCCACCTATCGCGCAGGCATTGCCTTCTACCACCTGGGTGACTACGCGCGTGCGCTGCGCTACCTGCAGGAGGCCCGAAGCCGGGAGCCCACAGGTGAGTGGCAGGGCTGGGCGGGGCTGGGCAAGGGGTTAGAGCAGAGGAAaaccgaggcaggaggaccagggcaGGGCAGAACTACCCCAAGGAAGTGTTGTGGTCAGCTCTGGACAACCTCTCTCCAGCCACCCAAGGCTCTCCAcacacccatccatcatccatccaccttCACCAAAGGTCTCCTCACGCTGTTCCTGACATCTACCCAACCAGTTCCAATCTTTGCggtactgggaattgagcccagggcctcatgaacgcaaacactctgccaactaGACTACGTCATCATCTCATTGTCTGCTCACCTATGACTGCCTTGAATACTTCTTGCccgccccacacccatcttccttCACTCCCTCCCAGTCAGTCAGCTCCTCAGCCACCTTCTGCCCTCCAATCATCTGCTCAGACCTCTTGTTCTCTGCCCTTGAGGAGATCACTCCACGCGTGTAGACATGGCACAAGtcgaggagggggagaaagggaggacagCAGGTGCTGAATGCAGGTTGTGGGATCAAGCGGCAAGATTAGCTTTCCTGTGACGTGCTTTGGTGAGAACAGTTGCCACAGTGGAGGTGTGACAGAAGCCTCTCCTGGTAGGGTGCTGCACGTGGGAGGCAGGAAGTGTGAAATGTCTCTGAGTGGCTGGCCACAGCTGAGGTGCTGAGGGTGGAGCCACTGACTGTGAGCTGAGGTCATGGGGACATTACCCTCTGTCTAAGGACTCCCAGACAACGTTCACGTTCCTCCCTTGCAGACACCAATGTTCTCCGCTACATCCAGCTGACTCAGCTGAAGATGAACCGTTGCGGCCTCCAGAGGGAAGACAGCAATAGTGGGGCTGGAGGCCCAGCTCGCGATGTTGTGGGCTGAGGTCAAAGGGCAGCCTGTACCTTATTCCCTCCAACCTCAGCAGGCAACTCCCCCTGGCTCGTGTGTTTACTTACTGGTAAAGCACCTGTCACTGGTGTCTCCTTTGTGTGGTGTTATTGTGGGAACGAAGCAGGGGTCCCATACCTGGATCTCACTTTCTCAGAAATCCAGAGGTCTGGGGAGGAAGTGTGGGGTGTAAGGTTGTCCCATTTATGGCCCAGGCTGGGGAAGCATACACAGCCAAGCTTGGTAGGGGGCAGGGGTTACCTTTAATGTTGCGTTTTGTGCCAAATCCCCCACAATGTCCTGTCCCTGAGTATCCCTGCCCACCCTCTCCCCACAGCAGGTTGGGCTCAGAGCTCCACCCCCTGGAGTACAAAGGAATAAATTAagtgtcctcccctccccccttccccaaTAAA
Protein-coding regions in this window:
- the Ttc9b gene encoding tetratricopeptide repeat protein 9B; this translates as MQRGALSPVLMLSAAPEPPPRPPPALSPPGPGSAPRHGSARPGPAPEPSGGLAAALDSSLRAAVAFKAEGQRCYREKKFREAIGKYHRALLQLKAAQGARPGGLPTPSPGPAASPGPARLSEEQRRLVENTEVECYDSLTACLLQSELVNYERVREYCLKVLEKQQGNFKATYRAGIAFYHLGDYARALRYLQEARSREPTDTNVLRYIQLTQLKMNRCGLQREDSNSGAGGPARDVVG